One window of the Triticum dicoccoides isolate Atlit2015 ecotype Zavitan chromosome 3B, WEW_v2.0, whole genome shotgun sequence genome contains the following:
- the LOC119281877 gene encoding ethylene-responsive transcription factor ERF020-like: MSSAAEASAARGGEEERCRYKGVRRRRWGKWVSEIRVPGTRERLWLGSYATPEAAAVAHDTAVYFLRGGGNGAAGLNFPERAAAAYGAGCVAPLSPRSVQSVASDAGMAADAQLVAARDGAPRQCYAEARAGAGAAQGGANARHAEFQHDGAYAYTYTGDGGDTTGGGGSRGQLVSGELSVDDMEILM; encoded by the coding sequence ATGAGCAGCGCGGCGGAGGcatcggcggcgaggggcggcgaggaggagaggtGCCGGTACaagggcgtgcggcggcggcggtgggggaaGTGGGTGTCGGAGATCCGGGTGCCCGGCACGAGGGAGCGGCTGTGGCTGGGCTCCTACGCCACGCCCGAGGCCGCCGCCGTCGCGCACGACACGGCCGTCTACTTCCTCCGCGGCGGCGGCAACGGCGCCGCTGGGCTCAACTTCCCGGAGCGCGCGGCCGCCGCGTACGGCGCCGGCTGCGTGGCGCCCCTCTCGCCGCGGTCCGTGCAGAGCGTGGCGTCCGACGCCGGCATGGCCGCCGACGCGCAGCTCgtggcggcgcgggacggcgcgcCCAGGCAGTGCTACGCGGAggcgcgcgccggcgcaggcgccgCGCAGGGTGGCGCGAACGCGCGGCACGCGGAGTTCCAGCACGACGGCGCGTACGCGTACACATATACGGGGGACGGCGGGGACACCACTGGCGGCGGTGGCAGCAGGGGGCAGCTTGTCTCCGGCGAGCTCAGCGTCGACGACATGGAGATATTGATGTAA
- the LOC119277943 gene encoding putative esterase/lipase HI_0193: protein MAAAGAPLPRALSAELRWAPPLAAGLAPPRQGTRARASWPLPRQEIVFSRGRLISTNFNSRSLLCPPCHCAQVALADAKIAYQADPDKHAGVLAYELVQGNLVQWNSFMDKSIPDPPTAVLLHGILGSGKNWGSFAKRLAQEFPMWQFLLVDLRCHGDSASIKKRGPHTVASTAFDVLKLIGQLRLSPRVLVGHSFGGKVALSMVDQAAKPLARPVRVWVLDATPGKVRSGLDGEDHPAELIDFLRRMPVQVNSKQEVVDALVKAKFSVDVARWVATNLRRSSPSGSRSSPSYSWIFNLNGISEMYKSYEDTNLWRIVENVPRGVHINFLKAERSLHRWALEDLQRIHTAEEVAADEAGGVEMHVLEDAGHWVHADNPDGLFRILSSTFRIETSLRGRE, encoded by the exons ATGGCGGCGGCCGGCGCACCGCTGCCGCGCGCCCTCTCCGCGGAGCTGAGGTGGGCTCCTCCGCTCGCCGCGGGCCTCGCGCCGCCGCGGCAGGGGACCAGGGCTCGCGCGTCGTGGCCCCTCCCCCGCCAG GAAATTGTTTTTAGTCGTGGCCGGTTGATATCGACTAATTTCAATTCAAGGTCATTGTTGTGCCCTCCTTGCCATTGTGCTCAGGTGGCTTTGGCTGACGCAAAGATTGCTTATCAGGCTGATCCTGATAAGCATGCTGGAGTTCTG GCCTATGAACTGGTTCAAGGGAACCTT GTACAATGGAACTCGTTTATGGACAAATCGATACCAGATCCACCAACAGCTGTACTCCTTCATGGCATCCTTGGAAGCGGGAAAAACTGGG GGTCTTTTGCAAAGAGGTTAGCTCAGGAATTTCCAATGTGGCAG TTTCTCTTGGTTGATTTGCGCTGCCACGGTGACTCAGCGTCAATTAAGAAAAGAGGACCTCATACTGTTGCCTCAACTGCTTTTGACGTTCTAAAGCTG ATAGGGCAACTCAGGCTGTCCCCTCGAGTGTTGGTTGGTCACAGCTTTGGTGGAAAAG TGGCTTTGAGTATGGTAGACCAAGCTGCAAAACCACTTGCCCGTCCTGTCAGG GTATGGGTTCTTGATGCTACTCCTGGCAAAGTTCGTTCTGGGCTAGATGGCGAAGATCATCCCGCTGAACTTATTGATTTCCTCAGAAGAATGCCTGTGCAG GTTAATTCAAAGCAGGAAGTTGTTGATGCTCTAGTTAAAGCAAAGTTTTCTGTGGATGTTGCACGG TGGGTGGCAACAAATCTCCGACGGAGCAGCCCATCAGGATCACGATCTTCTCCAAGCTACTCATGGATATTCAACTTAAATGGCATCTCTGAGATGTACAAGTCATATGAAGATACTAACCTATG GAGGATTGTAGAGAACGTACCACGCGGGGTACACATTAATTTTCTCAAGGCCGAAAGAAGTTTGCATAGATGGGCTCTTGAAGACCTTCAGAGAATTCATACCGCGGAGGAGGTGGCTGCGGATGAGGCTGGAGGAGTTGAAATGCATGTGCTCGAAGATGCTGGACACTGG GTTCACGCAGATAACCCTGACGGTCTCTTCAGAATCCTTTCGTCAACCTTCCGCATCGAGACCAGCCTAAGAGGGCGGGAGTGA
- the LOC119277944 gene encoding uncharacterized protein LOC119277944, with product MPGMEDLVKLFNVWEIQLFVLLSFTLQIFLFFTGSLRRHSSSMLLRLSIWAAYLGADFVAVYTLGLISRLGDITTEMHTPGEISPLAFFWAPFLLIHLGGQDTITAFAMEDNNLWLRHLLNLVVQSVLAIYVFWKSIGRHSPVLIVSGVFVFVVGIIKYAERTWSLKSGCYKIFESSSGHHYKKLPHHDSVEKMDKDGYDSIVYITLCSMPRAHNIICGHDILSSEEDIDLVSSWWSIGDDSKKVIKIVGIILSVMYADLYTKALVVRTRSAIILRCISQMSAVVAFAMFFASDKQRYSKTDIAITYSLFWGGFFLELCAMFIFMMSPWTWAWLKVRKWDKLAMLSWLIFSSDLGWSEKKQCFVRSMGQYNYSSWMTGNTQARTFSQGVMAMVKWFAGLVHVEKKKIFWVSKLLDTECVDVDEFTMECIAGQIRLFRDVNSLVGYIRLSMLWNNLLASIPDFGIGIVALHVLTEKHLSEVHEANTAGVGMNMMEVCRKLSRYMMYLLATHPSMLPLSASPEAIFLKDPIELEFIVHGVLGLVLPSNRKKLLEELASVWARLLIYAAGKSRPERHMEQLSTGGEFITFVWLLMSSHGLGDSQLKRIGLTNTNPQERSLQQVYAFPDHEADSLEDAANSSEEPSSSEGEIGRVRERGEING from the exons ATGCCTGGAATGGAGGATTTGGTCAAACTGTTCAATGTATGGGAAATTCAGCTGTTTGTGCTCCTCAGTTTCACACTACAAATTTTCTTGTTCTTTACTGGCAGCCTTCGACGGCATAGCAGCAGCATGCTACTAAGACTCTCCATTTGGGCAGCTTATCTCGGGGCAGACTTTGTAGCAGTGTATACCCTTGGCCTCATCTCACGACTTGGGGATATCACCACTGAAATGCATACACCAGGGGAAATATCACCACTGGCTTTCTTTTGGGCACCATTTCTTCTCATCCATCTTGGCGGGCAGGACACTATTACTGCCTTTGCCATGGAAGACAACAATTTGTGGTTGAGGCATTTGCTGAATCTGGTGGTGCAATCTGTCTTAGCTATATATGTTTTCTGGAAGTCCATTGGAAGACACAGCCCGGTGCTTATAGTGTCTGGTGTCTTTGTGTTTGTTGTTGGAATTATCAAGTATGCGGAAAGAACTTGGTCTCTCAAGAGTGGTTGCTACAAAATCTTTGAGAGCTCAAGTGGACATCATTACAAAAAGTTGCCACACCATGATAGCGTAGAGAAGATGGACAAGGATGGATATGATAGCATTGTTTATATAACTCTGTGTTCAATGCCACGTGCCCATAATATCATTTGTGGACACGACATCTTGTCTAGTGAAGAGGATATTGATCTTGTCTCCTCATGGTGGTCAATCGGAGATGACAGCAAAAAGGTGATCAAGATAGTCGGTATTATTCTTAGTGTGATGTATGCTGATCTGTACACTAAGGCTCTCGTGGTCAGAACAAGGAGTGCTATCATACTTAGATGCATCTCTCAGATGTCCGCTGTTGTTGCTTTCGCTATGTTCTTTGCAAGTGACAAGCAAAGGTATAGCAAAACTGACATTGCAATCACTTATTCCCTTTTTTGGGGAGGTTTTTTCCTAGAACTCTGTGCGATGTTTATTTTCATGATGTCACCCTGGACATGGGCATGGCTGAAGGttcggaagtgggataagcttgccaTGCTGTCCTGGCTTATTTTTTCCAGTGACCTTGGATGGTCGGAGAAGAAGCAATGTTTTGTCAGGTCAATGGGACAGTACAACTATTCGAGCTGGATGACTGGCAATACCCAAGCCAGAACATTCAGTCAAGGAGTGATGGCCATGGTCAAATGGTTTGCGGGTTTGGTCCATGTTGAAAAGAAGAAAATATTTTGGGTGAGCAAGCTGTTAGACACAGAGTGCGTGGATGTGGATGAGTTCACAATGGAGTGTATTGCAGGGCAGATTCGTCTCTTTAGGGATGTAAACTCCCTTGTAGGCTACATTAGATTAAGCATGCTATGGAATAACTTGTTGGCAAGTATTCCAGATTTTGGTATTGGTATTGTGGCGTTGCATGTATTGACTGAGAAACATTTGAGTGAAGTACATGAGGCAAACACTGCAGGAGTGGGTATGAACATGATGGAGGTATGCCGGAAACTATCCAGATACATGATGTACCTTTTGGCTACCCACCCTTCTATGCTGCCGCTCAGTGCTAGCCCGGAAGCTATATTTCTTAAGGATCCCATAGAGCTTGAGTTTATAGTCCATGGGGTTCTGGGACTTGTCTTGCCATCAAACAGGAAAAAATTGCTCGAGGAGTTAGCTTCCGTGTGGGCGAGGCTCCTTATTTACGCTGCAGGCAAGTCGAGGCCGGAGAGGCACATGGAACAACTGAGCACAGGAGGGGAGTTCATCACCTTCGTCTGGCTGCTCATGTCCAGCCATGGCCTCGGAGATTCACAATTGAAGAGGATTGGACTCACCAATACTAATCCTCAAGAAAGGAGTCTGCAACAGGTATACGCCTTCCCTGATCATGAAGCAGATTCACTGGAAGATGCAGCAAATTCATCGGAAGAACCTAGCAGCAG CGAGGGTGAAATAGGAAGAGTGAGAGAGCGGGGTGAAATAAACGGATGA